A genomic stretch from Leucoraja erinacea ecotype New England unplaced genomic scaffold, Leri_hhj_1 Leri_723S, whole genome shotgun sequence includes:
- the LOC129694609 gene encoding histone H2B-like, whose translation MPDPQKTVAKKGAKKALPKSAGKGGKKRRRSRKESYSIYIYKVMKQVHPDTGISSKAMGIMNSFVNDIFERIAGEACRLAHYNKRATISSREIQTAVRLLLPGELAKHAVSEGTKAVTKYTSSK comes from the coding sequence ATGCCTGATCCGCAGAAAACAGTTGCCAAGAAGGGCGCAAAAAAAGCTTTGCCGAAATCCGCAGGTAAAGGGGGCAAGAAGCGCAGGAGGTCGAGAAAGGAGAGTTACTCCATCTACATCTACAAAGTGATGAAGCAGGTTCACCCGGACACCGGCATCTCTTCCAAGGCCATGGGCATCATGAACTCGTTCGTCAACGATATTTTCGAGCGTATCGCGGGCGAGGCTTGCCGCCTGGCGCATTATAACAAGCGGGCGACCATCAGCTCCCGAGAGATTCAGACCGCCGTGCGCCTGCTTCTTCCCGGGGAGCTGGCCAAGCACGCCGTGTCGGAAGGGACAAAGGCGGTGACCAAGTACACCAGTTCCAAATAA